GATCAAACTCTCCATAAAATGGTTCCAACAGCACTCCGCACGCGGAGTGCAAGTGGATAAGTGTTGATCCATGCTTGTTCGCATGGCTGCTCCCGTAGGAGCTTCTGTGGTCCACAGATTCATCTGTGGGCCTTCACGAGTCTGGAGCAAACCGGGGGGTTTGCCGCTCGTACCCTCCTGTCGGAAGGCCCTGCTCTCGCTCTTCTTCGCCTGTCATGCTGCCCGCCTCGCTTGAGGCTCAGAAAAGATACACCCCACCCCCAGTCCTGTCAACACCCCCCACCCGAGTTCGGGGGATATCCCAAAACCAGCGGCTGGGCGGGCGTTGCCAGATACGCCACGCCGAGACGGTGGCAGTGGTCCTCTGTCCATACGGAGCCCTCACCTATACTCCCCGGTGGCAATCAGCCCGCGCTCCCGCTCAACGGGAAAGCTGCGGAAGGGAGGCACGCCCATGCAGGAATTACTTGAAAAACTGGCGTCGCTCCGGGAGTACCTTTGACATTCCCGGCAAGACAAGGCGCCTGAACGAACTCGACCGCGAACTCAGCGACCCCGAACTGTGGAACAACGCGGGCCGCGCCCGGCAGGTCACCCAGGAGGCCGGAAGCCTGCGCCGCATCGTGGAGGACTACACGTCTCTCCAGAGCGACGCCAGCGGCCTCTCGGAAATGCTGGAGATCGCCAGCGAGGAAGAGCAGGAGATGCTGGCCGAGGAGCAGGCGTCGTTGCAGACGCGGGTGGACGACCTTTACCGTGAAACGCTCTTCACGATGAAGCATTCGGACACCCCCGCCATCGTGCGCGTCAAAGGCGGAGCGGGCGGCACCGAGGCGCAGGACTGGGCCGGGATGCTGGCGCGGATGTACATGCGCTGGGCCGAGCGCCGGGGCTACAAGGTGGACATCCTTGACGAGCAGCCGGGCGACCAGGCGGGCTACCAGAGCATCGAGTTCATCATCCGGGGCGAAAAGGCCTTCGGGATGATGGCCCCCGAGCACGGCGTGCACCGCTTGGTGCGGGTGTCGCCCTTCGACGCGAACAACCGCCGCCAGACCAGCTTCGCGTCGGTGGACGTGGTGCCGGAGGTTCCCGAGGAAGAGATCGACATCCACATCCCCGATTCCGACCTGCGACGCGACGTGTTCCGCTCTCAGGGCGCGGGTGGGCAGGGCGTGAACACCACTGACTCGGCAGTCCGCCTGACCCACCTTCCGACCGGGATCGCGGTGGCCTCGCAGCAGACGCGCTCCCAGATCAAGAACCACGAGATCGCCCTGCAAATCCTCAAGCAGCGCCTCTACGACATCGAAATGCGCAAGCGCGAGGAGGAGGAAGCCAAAGCGAGGGGCGAGCAGAAGAAGATCGAGTGGGGCTCGCAGATTCGGTCTTACGTCCTCGACAAGCAGTACATCAAGGACCACCGCACCGGAGTCATGAAGCACAACCCCGACGACGTGCTCGACGGTGATCTTGACGACCTGATGTGGGCGGGGCTGGAGTGGATGGCGGGCAAACGCGCCGCCGACGATGCGGGAGACGACGAATAGAGAGGGCGACGCCCGAAGATTTCGACAGATTGCGGTGACAGGGCCGCTTTAGACTGGGGACACTGTAGGGGAACTTACGGGGTCCCCTTCACGTTGCCCCCTGCCATGACCCCAGAGCGTCCCTCCCCCTCCTCCGACCGAACCCCTCCGGGCTACCGCCTCCTGCAAGTGCTGGGGCGGGGGCAGACCTCGCTCGTGCACCTCGCGCGGGACCCGCAGGGCCGCGAGGTGGCGCTCAAGGTGCCGCTGGAGGGCACGCTGCGCCAGCAGGAGGCGGCCGAACGCTTTGCCAACGAGGTGCGGCTGACCCTGCAATTCCGGCACCCCCACGTGATTCGTGGGTACGCGGGCAGCCCGTTCGGGGCGCGGGCCTACCTGGCCCTGCGGCATTACCCGGAGGGCACGCTGGCCGACGCACTGGCCGGGCACGCGCGGGCGATGCGGCCGGTTCAGGCGCCGCTGCGCCTCCTCGCCGACCTCGCCTCGGGGCTGGCCTACCTGCACGCTCTGGGAGTGGTGCATCAGGACGTGAAGCCGCAGAACGTCTATCTCGACGGGGGGCGGGCCGCGCTGGGGGACCTGGGGAGTGCGTACTACACGGCGCAAGGCGGGTGCGCCAGCGGCAGCCCCTTCTATATGGCGCCCGAGATCTACCGGGGCGATCCCAGCAGTCCGGCGAGCGACGTGTACAGCCTGGGTGTCCTTGCCCACGAGCTGCTGACCGGAACGCGGCCCTTTCAAGGCGACACCTATGAGGACCTGATGGCCGCGCACCTCAACCGCTTCGCACCTCCCCTCTCGGCCCACTGCCCGGAGTTGCCCCGGCCCGTTGCCCGACTGTTTGAACTCTCTCTCGCCAAGCGGTCTGGCGACCGGCCCACGGCGGAGGCCCTGCGCCGCGCCCTGCTGACGGCTCTGGGGGAGGATACCGAGGAACCCGATCCACCTGCGCTCCCTGCGACCGAAGCCCCTGCCCCACGTCCCATCGGACGGCACGTGCCGATCGAGCCCCTCACACCTCCCACGCCGGAGACGGCCGCGGCCGGGAGCGGGAGCCGCTGGAATCCCTTCAGGCGCCGGAAGTAAGGACGGCGAAACGGTTCAGGCAGGGTGAGCCAGCGCCTTGACCATCTGCCGAATCGCCCCGAGGTGGTAGGCCACATGGGCGATGGCGCCCGCCAGTCCCCCGGTCGCGTCCCCGGACACCGGGAGGTCCGCCTGCGTGCGGGCGAAGACCACCAACTCGTCATAGGCCTGCCGCACCCGGGCCTGAAGGCCGACCCACTCCTGGGTGCTGACCTCGGCAGGATGAAAGCTCCCCTTCCAGTCGAAAGGTCCCCGGTCCCCGTCGCGTTCCCAGCGCACGACGACCTCCATATGCAGGGCCGTATGCCGCGCCTGCCCCGCGACCGACGTGCCGTTCACGTCCCGGCTGGCCTCCCCCGCACCGAGGCGGGCCAGGGTCGCCAGCAGGCCGTGGTTGCCCCCACCGTCCGCCGCCGTGCCGTCCAGAAAAGCCGTGCTCTGCCCCGGCTCACCGCCCTCGACCGCTTCCCGCAGGATGCCGAGCAGGCCGTCCATCCAGTGTTGTGCTTGATCGTCGCTCATACCCCAGCCTACGGGATGGCCCCGGCGAGGGCCTGCGCCGGGTGGCTCTGGCAGCCCGCCGGACACTCTGCTACAGTAGCCAGTTGCGCCGCCCGGCGAGGCTGGACCCTGCCATGCGCGGCGGAAAGCGAGGTGAACCATGAACCAGTACGACCTGAACCTGATCCTGAACCCCAACCTTAGCGCCGAGCAGGTGCAAATCGAGAAGGACTACATCGAGAACACCCTGCGCGGCAACGGGGCCGAGATCACGAACCTCGACGACCTCGGCAACCGCCGACTCGCCTACGCCGTGAACAAGGACCGCGAGGGCTACTACCTGATGTACACCATCCGGGCCGGGGGCAACCCCGAGCAAACCATCGCCGCTCCCCTGCGTCTGCGCGACAACGTGCGCCGCATCCTGGTGGTCAAGGACCGCCCGGAGTGGAAGACCAGGAAGGCCTGATTACGTTCTTGACGTAATGGGGCCGGAGTTGCTATGCTCCGGTCAACCCGCAAGGGCCAATTCCGCCAGCCAGCCAGAAGTTCAAGTTTTTCGCCAGCAAGTAAGGAGACCCAGTTATGGCCCGAGGCATGAACCACGTCTTTTTGATCGGTGCTCTCGCCCGTGATCCCGAACTCCGCTACACGCCCAACGGCACGGCGGTGTTTGAGGCGACCGTGGCCGGAGAGGACCACATCGTCGGCAACGACGGCCGCGAGCGCAAGCTCCCCTGGTACCACCGGGTCAGCATTCTGGGCAAGCCTGCCGAGTGGCAGGCCGAGCGTAACCTCAAGGGCGGCGACGCCGTGATGGTCGAAGGCAGCCTGGAGTACTCGTCCTGGGAAGCGCCGGAAGGCGGCAAGCGCAGCATGGTGCGCGTCAAGGCCCTGCGCATGGAGCAACTGGGTTACGCGCCCGAGCTCGTGCAGGATGCCGGAGGCGGCGTACGCATGGGCAGCGGCATGAACGAAGTGGTCCTGATCGGGAACGTGACCCGCGATCCCGAACTGCGCTACACCCCCGCCGGAGACGCGGTGCTCGGACTCGGCCTCGCCGTGAACGAGAGCTGGAATGACCGTCAGGGGCAGAAGCAGGAAAAGACCCACTGGATCGACGTGACGCTATGGCGTGAGCTCGCCGAGAGCATGAAGGACCTGCGCAAGGGTGATCCCATTCTGGTGCAGGGACGGCTCGTGAACGAGGCGTGGACCGACCGTGACGGCAATAAGCGCAACTCCACCAAAGTAGAGGCGACGCGAGTCGAAGCCCTTTCCCGAGGCGCGGGCGTACCCGGCAGTCCCGCAGCCACCCCCGCCGCGCCCCGCACGCAGACCGCGGGCAGCACGGCGCGTTCCCAGCCCAGCGGCGGTTACGGCGCGAGCCGCAGCAGCGCTCCGGCGCGGGGAGCGACCACGGGGACCCGTTCGGGGGGCTTGGATATTGATCAAGGTCTCGACGATTTCCCGCCGGAAGAAGAAGATCTGCCATTCTGAGCATGCTGGCGCGTACGTCTAAGGGTCGAAAGGTCCAAGCGTCCAAAAAATCAGGAATCTGGCCTTCTTAGACTCTTAGACCACGGCAAAGCGCCCCAGAACGCAGTTTTAGAGGACCCCCATGACCCAAGGAAATAACGCCGAGCGCAAGCCGCGCGGCAAGGGACCCAAGCGTCCCCGCAAGCCCAAGGTTGATCCGTTCTCCATCGGGGAACTGGAAATCACCGATTACAAGGACGTGAAGATGCTTCGCCGGTTTATTTCCGACACCGGCAAGATTCTTCCCCGCCGCCGCACCGGTCTCTCGGCCAAGCACCAGCGCCGCATCTCGCAGACGATCAAGATCGCCCGCCAGCTCGCGCTGCTGCCCTACACCGAGAAGCTGGTCCGGAAGTAAGGAGACTGGGACCATGCAGGTAATCCTTCTGGAACCCGGCCGCCTCGGCCAGACGGGGGACGTGGTGAACGTCAAGCCCGGCTACGCCCGCAACTTCCTGATTCCGCGCGGCATGGCGACCCCCGCCAACGCCGCCAACATGAAGACACTGGAAGCCCAGCTCCGTGCCCGTAAGAAGCAGCAGGAGAAGGAAAAGGCCCAGGCCGAGGACCTCGCCAGCCGCCTGACCGGCGTGGCCGTGGAACTCAGCGTCCGTGCGGGCGAAGGCAAGATCTACGGCGCCGTGACCCACAGCAACGTGGCCGACGCCCTCGACCAGCTCGGCTTCGACGTGGACCGCCGCCGGATCGAGATGCCCAAGACCGTCAAGGAGATCGGCGAGTACGACATCGTCTACCGCGCCCACCCCGAGGTCAGCATCCCGATGAAGCTCGTGGTGCACGCGCAGAAGTAAGCGCGAAACCCTTGCCCCAGGCCCCAGCTCCGGCTGGGGTTTTTTGTTGGCCTGGTGCGGGTGCCAGGAGGGCGTTCCCCAGGACGTAACGCCTGCGCCCCCTTCATCCGGGCTTAAAGTGAAGGCACCCACAACCCGAGCCTTTCCCCGGAGGTGCCCCCATGAAGACGCCCCTGACCCCCCTGGACCTCGTTCGGCGCGGCCTGAAGACGTACCCGCAGGAGATCGCGGTGACCCAGCCGGATGGCCCCAGCTTTACCTACCGCGAGTGGGGCAAGCGCATCTACCGCCTCGCGCGGGCGGTGGCGGGGGCGGTGCCGCCCAGGGCACGGGTCGCGGTCCTCTCGCCCAACACGCACGAGGGCCTGCTGACCTATGCGGGCGTGCCGTGGGCGGGCCGCGTGCTCGTGCCACTCAACACCCGGCTGGTGCCGGAGGAGTACGCCTTTCAACTGCGGCACGCGCGGGTCTCGCTGGTCCTCGCCGACGTGACGCTGGCCCCCAAGGTGGAGGACACCTGCCGCGAACTGGGCATTCCGCTCTGGACGCTGGGCCGGGGCAGCGACTTCAGCGAGCGGCTGGCGGCGCAGGACGCCTCGCCCCTCCCCTACGCGCTCGAGGACGAGGACGAGATCTTGACGATCAACTACACCTCCGGCACGACGAGCAGCCCCAAAGGCGTGATGTTGACCCACCGCAACTCCATGCTGAACGCGATGGGCGTGCTGTACTCGCTGCACTTCGACTCCGACAGCGTGTACCTCCACACCCTGCCCGACTTTCACGCCAACGGCTGGGGCGGTGTGTGGGCGCCTTTCGGGGTGGGAGCCACCCACGTGACCCTTCCGGCGGTGCGCGGAGACGCCATCCACGACGCGGTGCACACCTACGGGGTGACGCACCTCGCCGCGGCCCCCACGGTGCTGAGCCTGATCACCGACCCGGCGACCGCCCGGCCCACCCCCCGCCCGGTCCGCGTGGCGACGGCGGGCAGTCCGCCCCACGCCCGCACGATCGCGGACATGAGCGCCCTGGGGTTCGAGGTCTTGCAGGTCTATGGCCTGACCGAGACCAGCCCGCTGATCACGGTGGCCGAACTGTCCGGATCGCAGCGGGCGCTGCCCGTCCCCGACCGCGCCGCCCTGACCGCCCGGCAGGGGTTCGAGATGCTCCTCGCCGGGGAGGTCGAGGTGATGACTCCCGAGCTGACCCCGGTGCCGGCCGACGGCGACACGCTGGGCGAGATCATGGTGCGCGGCAATCTGGTGATGGCCGGGTACCTCGACAACCCGGAGGCCACCGAGAAAGCCTTTGGGGGCGGCTGGTTCCACACCGGGGACGTGGCGGTGCGGCACCCCGACGGGCGAATCGAGATCCGCGACCGCAACAAGGACGTGATCATCTCGGGCGGCGAGAACATCAGCTCGGTGGAGGTCGAGGGCGTGCTCTACGCCCACCCCGCCGTGCGCGAGGCAGTGGTGGTGGCCCACCCGGACCCCAAATGGGGCGAAGTCCCTTGTGCCTTCATCGCCCTGCACGAGGGCGCCGCCGTCACCCCGGAGGAACTCACCGCGCACGTCCGCGAGCACCTCGCCGGGTACAAGGTGCCCAGGCACTACCAGTTCCGCGACGACCTGCCCAAAACAGCCAGCGGCAAGTTCCAGAAGTTCCTGCTGCGCAAGGAGCTGTGGGCGGGGCAGGACCGCGCGGTGAACTGACGCTCCGGCGGGGTCCCCTGGTCCCTGTCCGGTCTGGGGGTGCCCACGCTCTTCTCTCGGCGCTGGGAGGCTTTTCCCGTGAGGGCAGGAACCGGGCGTTAGACTGCCGGGGTGGGGGCCGGACGGCCCCTCACGCTTCACGGTTTCGGGGCGCCCCCGGCCAGTTGGGACCGGGCGCCTCTGGTTAACATCAGCACGACAAAGGAGCCACCATGACCATTCTGTTTGTCATCCTGGCGCTCCTGGGGGGGGTGGTCGGTGGATTTTTCACCGGGCACACGCGGGGGCGCCAGCAGCAGCAGGCGCGGGACGACCACTGGGAGCGCGAGGCCCGCGCCGAGGCCGAGCGGATTCTGACCCAGGCCGAGGCCGAGGCCCGCCAGCTTCGCTCGCAGGCCGAGCAGACCCGGCTGGACGCGGCCCGCCGCCTTCAGGACGCCGAGGACCGCGAGCGGCAGGCCGCCGCTGGCGTAGACGCCGGGCGCGAGGAACTCCAGACCCTCCGCGCCCAGGTCGAGGCCGAGCGCTCCCGCGCCCTTCAGGAAGCGGCCCGTGAGCGCGAGACGCTCGGCAACGACCGCCAGGAAACCCGCCGCGAGCGCGACGAACTCAAGCGCGAGATCGAACGCCTCAACCGCCGGGCCGAGCAGCTCGACGCGCGGGGCGAGCGCCTCGACGCCCTAGAGGAGCGGCTGGAGGCCCAACTGCGGGCGCTGGCCGGACAGGAAGCGGAGCTGGGCGAACGCGCCCGGCAGATCGACCTGAAGCTCTACGAGGTGGCGGGCCTTTCGCCGGAGGCCGCCCGCGAGCAGATCCTCTCGCAGCTCGACGCCGAGCTGGAGGAGGAAAAGGCCATCCGCGTCAAGGCGATGGAGAGCCGCGCCAGCGCCGAGGCCAAGCGCACCGCCCGCAGCCTGATCGCGCAGGCGATTCAGCGCTCTGCCTCCGAGACGAGTGCCCAGCTCAGCGTGTCGGTGGTGCCCATCCCCAACGACGCGATGAAGGGCCGCCTGATCGGGCGCGAGGGCCGCAACATCCGCGCGTTCGAGGCACTGACCGGGGTGGACCTGATCATCGACGACACGCCCGAAGCGGTGATCCTGAGTTCCTTCAACCCGGTGCGCCGCGAGGTCGCCCGGCACGTCCTTGAAGCCCTCGTCGCGGACGGGCGCATCCACCCCACCCGCATCGAGGAGATGGTCACGCGGGCGCAGGACGAGATGAAGACCTTCATGCACGCCCAGGGCGAGGAGGCTGCCATCGAGGCGGGCGTGGTGGGCCTCAAGCCGGGGCTGGTGCAGTTGTTGGGCCGGATGTACTTCCGCACCAGCTACGGCCAGAACGTCCTGAAGCACTCGGTGCAGGTCGCGCACCTCACCGGGATCATGGCGGACGAACTGGGCCTGGACGCGGGGCTGGCCCGCCGCGCCGGGCTGATGCACGACGTGGGCAAGAGCATCGACCGCGAGATTGAGGGCACCCACGTCGAGATCGGCATCAACCTCGCCAAGAGATTCGGGGAGCCTGCTGAGGTCATCGACGCGATTGCCCACCACCACGACCCGGAAAACGGCGAGACGCTGTATTCGGTGCTTGTCGCCGCCGCCGACGCGATCAGCGCGGCCCGGCCCGGTGCCCGCCGCGAGGAACTCGAAGCCTACGTGCGGCGGCTGGAGCAGCTCGAACAGATCGCGGTGGCCTTTCCCGGCGTGCAGCAGGCCTACGCGATTCAGGCGGGCCGCGAGGTGCGCGTGATCGTGCAGCCCGAGCAGGTCACCGACGCGGGCGCCACCCTGCTCGCCCGCGAGATCGCCGGACGGGTCGAGCAGGACATGGAATACCCCGGCCAGGTGCAGGTCACCGTGATTCGGGAAAGCCGGGCGACGGGAGTGGCCCGGTAGGGCGGCCGAACGGCGAAGCCCTCTCCCCAAGGAGGGGGCTTTTTTGATGGGCTGAACGGTCCCTCATCCGGCCTGCGGGCCTTGACGCATACCGCATACCGCGCTATCTTGTTTTTATCACCGCCCGAGAAGGCGGCTTTTTTTATTGCGCCCGTGCCCGGTGTAACCTGCGGCCATGACCGCTTCACCACTGAAAACCGCCGAGTGGCTGATTGAGCATCTGGGCAAACCCCGCGTGCGCGTCCTCGACTGCCGCTATGCCCTGACCGATCCCCTGGTCGGGCGCATCGCCTATCTGGAAGGCCACGTGCCCAGCG
This Deinococcus sp. HSC-46F16 DNA region includes the following protein-coding sequences:
- the prfB gene encoding peptide chain release factor 2 (programmed frameshift): MQELLEKLASLREYLDIPGKTRRLNELDRELSDPELWNNAGRARQVTQEAGSLRRIVEDYTSLQSDASGLSEMLEIASEEEQEMLAEEQASLQTRVDDLYRETLFTMKHSDTPAIVRVKGGAGGTEAQDWAGMLARMYMRWAERRGYKVDILDEQPGDQAGYQSIEFIIRGEKAFGMMAPEHGVHRLVRVSPFDANNRRQTSFASVDVVPEVPEEEIDIHIPDSDLRRDVFRSQGAGGQGVNTTDSAVRLTHLPTGIAVASQQTRSQIKNHEIALQILKQRLYDIEMRKREEEEAKARGEQKKIEWGSQIRSYVLDKQYIKDHRTGVMKHNPDDVLDGDLDDLMWAGLEWMAGKRAADDAGDDE
- a CDS encoding serine/threonine-protein kinase produces the protein MTPERPSPSSDRTPPGYRLLQVLGRGQTSLVHLARDPQGREVALKVPLEGTLRQQEAAERFANEVRLTLQFRHPHVIRGYAGSPFGARAYLALRHYPEGTLADALAGHARAMRPVQAPLRLLADLASGLAYLHALGVVHQDVKPQNVYLDGGRAALGDLGSAYYTAQGGCASGSPFYMAPEIYRGDPSSPASDVYSLGVLAHELLTGTRPFQGDTYEDLMAAHLNRFAPPLSAHCPELPRPVARLFELSLAKRSGDRPTAEALRRALLTALGEDTEEPDPPALPATEAPAPRPIGRHVPIEPLTPPTPETAAAGSGSRWNPFRRRK
- a CDS encoding DinB family protein, with product MSDDQAQHWMDGLLGILREAVEGGEPGQSTAFLDGTAADGGGNHGLLATLARLGAGEASRDVNGTSVAGQARHTALHMEVVVRWERDGDRGPFDWKGSFHPAEVSTQEWVGLQARVRQAYDELVVFARTQADLPVSGDATGGLAGAIAHVAYHLGAIRQMVKALAHPA
- the rpsF gene encoding 30S ribosomal protein S6 — its product is MNQYDLNLILNPNLSAEQVQIEKDYIENTLRGNGAEITNLDDLGNRRLAYAVNKDREGYYLMYTIRAGGNPEQTIAAPLRLRDNVRRILVVKDRPEWKTRKA
- a CDS encoding single-stranded DNA-binding protein; its protein translation is MARGMNHVFLIGALARDPELRYTPNGTAVFEATVAGEDHIVGNDGRERKLPWYHRVSILGKPAEWQAERNLKGGDAVMVEGSLEYSSWEAPEGGKRSMVRVKALRMEQLGYAPELVQDAGGGVRMGSGMNEVVLIGNVTRDPELRYTPAGDAVLGLGLAVNESWNDRQGQKQEKTHWIDVTLWRELAESMKDLRKGDPILVQGRLVNEAWTDRDGNKRNSTKVEATRVEALSRGAGVPGSPAATPAAPRTQTAGSTARSQPSGGYGASRSSAPARGATTGTRSGGLDIDQGLDDFPPEEEDLPF
- the rpsR gene encoding 30S ribosomal protein S18 encodes the protein MTQGNNAERKPRGKGPKRPRKPKVDPFSIGELEITDYKDVKMLRRFISDTGKILPRRRTGLSAKHQRRISQTIKIARQLALLPYTEKLVRK
- the rplI gene encoding 50S ribosomal protein L9 codes for the protein MQVILLEPGRLGQTGDVVNVKPGYARNFLIPRGMATPANAANMKTLEAQLRARKKQQEKEKAQAEDLASRLTGVAVELSVRAGEGKIYGAVTHSNVADALDQLGFDVDRRRIEMPKTVKEIGEYDIVYRAHPEVSIPMKLVVHAQK
- a CDS encoding AMP-binding protein, which codes for MKTPLTPLDLVRRGLKTYPQEIAVTQPDGPSFTYREWGKRIYRLARAVAGAVPPRARVAVLSPNTHEGLLTYAGVPWAGRVLVPLNTRLVPEEYAFQLRHARVSLVLADVTLAPKVEDTCRELGIPLWTLGRGSDFSERLAAQDASPLPYALEDEDEILTINYTSGTTSSPKGVMLTHRNSMLNAMGVLYSLHFDSDSVYLHTLPDFHANGWGGVWAPFGVGATHVTLPAVRGDAIHDAVHTYGVTHLAAAPTVLSLITDPATARPTPRPVRVATAGSPPHARTIADMSALGFEVLQVYGLTETSPLITVAELSGSQRALPVPDRAALTARQGFEMLLAGEVEVMTPELTPVPADGDTLGEIMVRGNLVMAGYLDNPEATEKAFGGGWFHTGDVAVRHPDGRIEIRDRNKDVIISGGENISSVEVEGVLYAHPAVREAVVVAHPDPKWGEVPCAFIALHEGAAVTPEELTAHVREHLAGYKVPRHYQFRDDLPKTASGKFQKFLLRKELWAGQDRAVN
- the rny gene encoding ribonuclease Y, translated to MTILFVILALLGGVVGGFFTGHTRGRQQQQARDDHWEREARAEAERILTQAEAEARQLRSQAEQTRLDAARRLQDAEDRERQAAAGVDAGREELQTLRAQVEAERSRALQEAARERETLGNDRQETRRERDELKREIERLNRRAEQLDARGERLDALEERLEAQLRALAGQEAELGERARQIDLKLYEVAGLSPEAAREQILSQLDAELEEEKAIRVKAMESRASAEAKRTARSLIAQAIQRSASETSAQLSVSVVPIPNDAMKGRLIGREGRNIRAFEALTGVDLIIDDTPEAVILSSFNPVRREVARHVLEALVADGRIHPTRIEEMVTRAQDEMKTFMHAQGEEAAIEAGVVGLKPGLVQLLGRMYFRTSYGQNVLKHSVQVAHLTGIMADELGLDAGLARRAGLMHDVGKSIDREIEGTHVEIGINLAKRFGEPAEVIDAIAHHHDPENGETLYSVLVAAADAISAARPGARREELEAYVRRLEQLEQIAVAFPGVQQAYAIQAGREVRVIVQPEQVTDAGATLLAREIAGRVEQDMEYPGQVQVTVIRESRATGVAR